One part of the Pseudomonas leptonychotis genome encodes these proteins:
- a CDS encoding IS3 family transposase translates to DYIEMFYNPKRRHGFNNQLSPVEFEKRYFQRLESV, encoded by the coding sequence GATTACATCGAGATGTTCTACAACCCAAAACGCCGACACGGTTTCAACAATCAGCTGTCGCCTGTAGAGTTTGAAAAGCGCTATTTCCAGAGGTTGGAGAGTGTCTAG